DNA from Actinomycetota bacterium:
GCCGCCGGCTCCCGTGTGGTGCCCTCGATGTTGCGGCTACAAGGGGCGACTCTCGGCATTCGCATCACCAGCGGCATGGCCAAGCCCACGATTGAATTGGCCAAGGAACTCGCAGCAAGTCCGACGAGGGACATGTCTGCGGATTCGTATGCAGTTGTCGGGATCGATGAATTGACGCGACGGATCCGCGAGGGTTACCCAGACTTCCAAGCCACGATCCAGGTCAAGGAGATCACCTTCTCCTACGACACCACAGGCGCACCGTCCTTGCACGAGGTCAGTCTCGCTGTCACGCCCGGTTCATCAGTTGCGCTCGTCGGGCCGACCGGCGCGGGCAAATCGACCCTCGCGGATGCAATCCTCGGGGTGGTGCAGCCTGCTGAGGGGTCCGTTCTCATTGGTGGGCTCCCGCCCTTGGAAGCCGTGAGCAAATGGCCTGGCGCACTGGCCTATGTACCTCAGGCCGTCGCCATTGCGGCCGGAACCATCCGGCAAAACGTTGCGCTCGGACTCCCCGCAGGCTCTATTGATGACGATCGAGTCTGGGAAGCCCTGAAGTCCGCTCGGCTGGATGACTTCCTCAAAGATGCCCGTCAAGGACTCGACACGATCGTTGGCGAATCGGGAGTTCGACTCAGTGGCGGTCAGCGGCAAAGGCTCGGCATCGCACGCGCTCTCTACACGCGGCCGCGCCTGATGGTGCTCGATGAGGCTACGAGCGCTCTCGACGCTGAGACCGAACGCGCAATTGTCGACACCCTTCAAGAACTCGAGGGCGAAGTCACCATCGTGACAGTCGCGCACCGATTGGCAACTGTTCGACATTGCGATCTCGTCGTCTATCTCGAAGCCGGAAGAGTCGTGGCGCAAGGCAGTTTCGACGAAGTCATCGCGGCAGTTCCAAATTTCGCGCAGCAGGCGCATCTGCTCGGACTGTCGTAACCCAAACGGTGATGAGAGTCCAAAGATGATCGAATCGCTGGTCATTGCTATCTGCACTCGAGCTCGCCCAGACACTTTGACTCGCCTGCTGTCATCTCTGAAATCTCAAGATTGGCCAGCTGAGGTGAGCGTTCTGGTTGTCGATAACGATGTTGCGCAGTCAGCGAGATCTGTGGTCGAAGATTTCGCGCCGAGTTTTCCCGTTGCACTCGACTATCTGACTCAAGAGCGTTCGGGATATTCCTCTGTGCGCAACACGGCTCTGGATCATGTCGCAGTCAGCACGGCGGTCTGCTTTATTGACGACGATGCGGTGGTTCCTCCAGCTTGGGTGCAGGAGATGCGCGCGCAGCAGCTTGAGCACCCATCAACCGTGATCCGATCGCGATATCTCCATGTGCCATCCGTGCCAGTAGAAGACATTGCACTGCAACCTCTTGTTGACGCGGTCAACATCACTGAACTCTCACCGGCGGGCACAAGCGGATTGTTACTGCCAGCGAAGGCATTTGCCGAGGTTCGCTTCGATCCTTACTTCGACCTGGCTGGCACAGAAGACATGGATCTGTTGGCTCGAATGAGTGTTCTTGGGTTTGTAGAACTGATCGCTGACACCGTCGTGATCGAAGAGGATCGAGTGCGACCGCTCGCTTGGTCGCAGCAGCGCGAGCTGGCGAAATGGAATGGGCGGCTCGCAACGATCGCAATGGCGCACCGAGGATCGCCGACTCTTGCATTCCGCGCTCGTGCCTTGCTGAGTTCCGCATGGGCGTTGTGCAAATCCATGGTGCGCCTCATTCTGGGAAGGAAGCAGGCCGGGCATTCCTATCTCAACTTCGCGGTCAGCCGATGGGGCATGGCGACGGCTCCCTTCAAGCCGCCAGCCGAATTGCCAGCACGGCCAGTGTTGTAATCAAAGAGTTCTAAGAAGGACGCCGGACACTGCGACTTATCTGTGGCAACGACCACACAATCTGGCGCAACTGCGCCATGAGCAAAGACTCATTCCTGCTGCGTGCCAAAGCGCGTCGCGACCTCGCCACGATGGCGCGGGTCGTACGCGGGATTGCCCGGGCCCGGGAGACCTGCTGGGAGTGCACGCGGTACCGCAACAGTGGCTCTGTCATGTTGTCCAACTCGCCTCGCGTCGCCAAGCGCAACCAAAGCTCGTAGTCCTCGGCGTTGGTCGCTCCCTGGTCATAGCCACCGACCTCAAGCACGCTTGTGCGTCGGAACATGACACTGGGATGAATCAGCACGGTCTTCCACCGCAGACCCTTGAGCGAGTCGTCACCGCTTGGGACCTCACGGATGCCGATCGCAGCACCGTGCTCATCGATGACGGTGGCCCAGCAGCCGACAGCAACGACAGTTGGATGCTCGTGCAGAAAGCGAAGTTGCTCAGCCAGTCTGGTCGGCTCCGGGATGTCGTCGCTATCCTGACGAGCGACGAAGGGGGCGGTGCAGGCGTCCAGACCTGCATTGAGCAGGTGCTGAAGATTGGCGCTGCTTGGCATCGACACGATCACAGCATCAGGCACTTTGTTCAGGATCAGGGCGGTCAATTCGCTCGCTTCGCCGTGGACGACGGCCACCAGTCGCCATTGGCGATGAGTTTGGGCGAGCAGGCCGTCCAAGGTCTCAGCCAGCCAGGGGGCCGGCGCCCGGGTGGGAAGCAGCACATCGATTGCCTGCGGAGCTGCGACACCTGCGCCGTCGTTCGTCATTTCTTCGGTCATGTCTGGCGGAAAGCCGTCGCGGCATCGATGACGGTGTTCTGATCAGCGTCGCTGAGGTCATAGAACAGTGGCAGCCGCACGAGGGTGTGCGAGGCCTCGCTCGCGACCATGCAGGCGTGGTCTTCGTGCAGGCTCAAGCCGATGGGCGATTCATGCAGCGCCTGATAGTGAAAGACCGTTTGCACTCCACGTTCGTGCATGTGGGCAATGAATGCATCTCGTCGTTCCAGAGACTCCAAGCGCAGATGGAACATGTGCGCCGTGTGCGTTGACTCGTTCGGAATGCGCGGCAGGATCACGTTCGTTTGGTCAGCCCATTCAACGAGTCCATCTTGGTATCGATTCCAGAGCAGCAAGCGCTGATCCTGGATCTCATTGAAGCGCTCGAGTTGTGCAGTGAGGATCGCCGCAAGCATGTCGGACATCACCCAGCTGGAGCCCTTGTCGACCCAGGTGTATTTATCGACCTGTCCGCGAAGGAAGCGTGCGCGATCGGTGCCTTTCTCGCGAAGGATCTCTGCGCGTTCCACAAGGGCTGAATCGTTGATGATCAACGCTCCGCCCTCACCGCAGGTGATGTTCTTGGTCTCGTGGAAGCTGAGAGTCGACATCGCACCGAAGGTGCCAAGAGTTTGACCCTCAAAGCTGCCACCGAGTCCGTGTGCGTTGTCTTCAATGAGTCGCACACCGTGATGTGCAGCGAGATCTGCAAAAACCTTCGGGTCAGCGCCGACGCCTGCATAGTGAACGATGCAAATGGCCTTGGTGCGCGGGGTGATCAGCCGGGCGACGTCTTCAGGATCAATGTTGAGGGTGTCAGAGCGACTGTCAGCAAACACCGGAAGCGCGCCATTCCACATGAAGGCACTAGCCGTTGAAACGAAGGTGTACGAGGGCACGATGATCTCGTCGCCTGGCTGCAGATCGAGCAGTCGTGCACTCATCTCAAGGGCATGCGTGCAACTTGTCGTCAAGAGCGCTGTTGCCCCGCCGTGCAACTCGGAAAGAGCGGCCTCGGCCTTGCGAGTGAACGAGCCATTGCCTGAGATCGAGCCGTTGGTGATCGCCTGCTCCATGTAGGAGCGCTCATTGCCATGGAATGAGGCACGGTTGAACGGGATCACGCGCACTCCGATGCACTGCGTAGGGGCGACCCAGCATAGGCAATTCGCCCTGGTGACCACCGGCAGATCTGTGCGAGCTTCACTGCTGACCAAAGCTTGAGTCGATGGTGATCCATTGAGGTGGGCGCAGATCGTGTTCGTCCAGCCCGGCTTGATCCAGCCAGGGAGTTGGGCACACGACAGTGGTCGTTGCCGGATCGGCCAACCAAGCGCCCCACCAACTGAAAGAGCTGTTTGCGGTCACCACGGCCGAAGCCTGTGACATCAGTTCGATGCTCTCGGCCTCATGCGCTTGCGGTGGCGAATCGACAACTAGTGCCTGCGCGGCCAAAGGCCCTAGAAATGCCCGGGCCGCTTCAGGTTCATCTGAGAAGATCACGACCGGCTCGCCACTGTTGCGAAGGCGTGCAAGTGCTCGCGCGTAGTAGGAAAGCCCCAGCAGGCCGTGATAAGCGGAGTTTCGCGCCTGCAGGTAGTCGCCTCGCCGGACGTGTACGGCGATCCACGGTCCGAGCGAATTGAGGAGGTCCGTGGTCTCGTCGAACCATGCTGAGTGTGGAATGCGGTTCAGGATGTCCTGCCGCAGTTGATCCTGCACATTGGCGGAATACCTCCACGATTGGAAGTAGCCGCTGAGGATTGCGCCCCGATGGAGTTTTTCAAAGCGGGGGTCGTAGGCGAAGCCCTGTTGTTGGAAGGTGCGCCCCACCGAGATGCCAGGCAATCGCCGTCGCAGTGCCGCGCTCCATCGTCCGGACTCTGCGGCTGTTCCAGAGTCGACCACTTGCGCGGGATCCAACAGCCATCCCAGCGCAAATTCGCGCAGGGTGTCGTTGGGGTTGAGCCGTGCAAGCGTTGCTACGTCAACGAACATCGGGCATTCAAGGCGGCCCGCCGCACCGCGAGCTGCTGCGTATTGAAAGAGTTGATTGCCTAGACCGCCCACGAGATTGGCGGTGATGCCAAGTCGGGTGGGATCAGCGAGTTCGTTCATTGCCCTTGTCCACAGCGATGATGCGCGCGTGTAGATCGGTGATGTTGGGATAGCCAATTGCGTAGCAATACTCGCTGCCAAGAATGGTTGTGGCGTGGTGTGAGAAGTACCAATTGAGGTGGCTCTCGTCATGCCAGACGGCGATGACGCCAGAGTCGAGATCGGTGCGAGTGCGCTTCGCGAGTTCGCCGATCATCGACACCAACTCATAGTGTCGACCCATCCAGGTACCACCGCACACATAGGACTTCCGCAATGTCCGCGGAACATACGCGAGCGATTGGTGATCGGACTCCCAACCACCGAGGCCACCTGCGAGCGCTTTGAGTCGGGCATCGGCAATGGCCAGGCGAGGCTTGCGGAGATACAAAGCAATGCGATGCCAGAAAGACGGACGCCGGAATCCAGGGTGGCGCACAAGTGCGATGCCGTTATTCCATTGCTTCGGATCTAGTTCTGCACCCACGTCTTCAACCAGCAGCATGTCGGCGTCCAGATGCAAAAGCAGATCCTCGCGCAGATGCTCCTGGTGGGAATTGAAGATTTCGTAGCGCAGAAGCGTGGCTTCGGGCCAGCCAAGCGCGTCGATTTGGACTGCGTCGACCTTCACGCGCGTGAGTGACTTCGCCATTTCACGCGCGTCCTTTGCTCGATCGGTAAAGACATGCAGGACTACTTCGTGACCTTGGAAAAGATGCAAGTCAGCGCTTTTCGCCATGTCGAACCAGTAGTCGAGATATTGGTTGGTAGCAACCGACACCACTCCGATGCTGTCGAGTTCGCTCATCAGTCGTGGTCGCCGACAGCCAGATTGCGAAGCGCGTCGAGTGGAACGGATGAATCAGCAAGTCCCGCTAGGCAGTCGAAGTCTGCAGCGGTGACAACGGTGTGCGAGATCAGTGGGTGCAGAGGTCGCTCAGCGCTCTCTCCAGTTGCCACAAGAACTTCATCAAGCTTTTCGCCAGGGCGTAGGCCGGTGAACTTGATTCCGACGTCACGGCCCGAACGATGAATCATCTGGCGAGCGACGTCGGCAATGCGCACGGGAGTGCCCATGTCCAAGATGAGAGTTTCGCCGTGCCCACCAAGAACGGATGCCTGAAGAACGAGGTGCACGGCCTCGCTGACTGTCATGAAATAGCGAGTCACGCGCTCATCAGTCACAGTGACCGGACCGCCGTTGGCTATCTGGTAGCGGAAAGTCTCGATCACCGAGCCGCGTGAACCAAGAACGTTGCCGAAGCGGACCGACACGTATTTCGTTCCCGTGCTGGCTGGCATGCCAGAGGTCAGTCGTTCGGTGATGAGCTTGCTGTAGCCGAGCACGCTGGTCGGATCGGCAGCCTTGTCAGTAGAGATATTCGCGAATACTTCGACGCCGCTGGCAAGTGCGGCTGCGAGCACATTGCGCGTGCCCAGCACATTCGTCTTTATGGCCTCTTGCGGGAAGCGTTCGAGCAGCGGCAGGTGCTTGAGCGCCGCTGCGTGGAAAACCATCTCTGGACGCAGTTCGTTGAAGATTTCGAGCATCCGCTGTTCATCGCGAATATCGGCAAGGATGAGATCGGGTGAGGTCAGAGTGCCGCTGCCGTCGAGGGTCAACTGCAGGGCATGCAGACCTGATTCATCGCGGTCAAGCAGCAGGAGGCGTCCGGGTGAATAGCGTGTCAACTGCCTGGCCAACTCTGAGCCAATCGAACCGCCGGCACCGGTGACGAGCACCCGGCGACCGCGGAAGAAATCGGTGATCTGACCTTCGTCGGTGCGAATCGGTCGGCGACCCATGAGATCTTCTTCGGTCACATCTGAGATGTCACCGAGCTTGACCGCTCCACCGACGATTTCGGAGGCAGTTGGAATGACCTGCACCCGCACACCGAGTGGTGTGCATCTGCGGTCAAGCTCTTGGAGTCGTGGCGCGGTGATCTGGGCAATAGCCACGAGTACGACATCGGCTTCATGTGCCGAGACGATCGCCTCGAGCTGATCGATGGTTCCCAATGTGCGCAGGCCAGCGCGACGCAGATGTTGCTTATTGGGATCGTCGTCAATAAAGCCCACGGGTTGGAAGTTGCTGCTGCGCTCGGCCAGCATCAAGGTCGCGATCTGAGAACCGGCATCGCCAGCGCCATAGATCAACGTGCGCGATCCCTCGCGTCGAAGGGCGGTCTGCTGCCTTGCGCTGCGCCAGACAAAGCGTGCCCCCAGCATGCTGGCCCCGGCAATGCCGGTGGCCAAAATAAACGTCGAACGAGGAAACTCAGTAGCGGGGAGGATGAAGGCCATCGCGCTGCCGATGACGCCGACAAAGAGAGTGACCAGTGTGACGCCGAGCACTTCATCAAATGATCCGACGACGTAGCGTCCGCGGTAGAGATGGAACAGCGATCCGGTGATCACATGAAGAATCGCCGCTGCAATACCTGCTAGCAAGCCGATGATGAGGGCGTTGCCCTGTGGCTCAAAGTCGTAGCGAAGGATCAGCGCGATTGGCACAGCGATGATCCAGGAGAAGGCGTCCCAGCTGCTCTGCAGCAGGCGGTGTTGCAGCCACTTGCTACTTCTCACGGACTTCTCCTCGGGAACGCCTGACGTGCTTGTCTCGCGCGTGGTTACCCAAGATACGCATCCCCGCGTTCGCG
Protein-coding regions in this window:
- a CDS encoding ABC transporter ATP-binding protein, coding for MLRPWTSVADSLALLQKADRRKLGLVTGIQMLSSLLDAAGVAVFGIVAAMATSAVSGTPLPSMVSSVLGTSDSTPDELISSAIRLSIVAGFLLIAKSIVNVLLTRRVLRFLAYRQAIVSGQLASTLLARPLIQVQRRQSQETAFALTTGVNSAMLGVLGQAVTVCSELSLLGVLALGLLLLDPVVALFAVAFFAGIAFILQRIMSSRAHRLGTTNSEAEVASTALVQESVSTYREVLVSNRRSLYVERFQALRWTAAQVQADLSLMALVPKYVFEIALIVGAGLLAWSQFLLKDASAAMATIAVFLAAGSRVVPSMLRLQGATLGIRITSGMAKPTIELAKELAASPTRDMSADSYAVVGIDELTRRIREGYPDFQATIQVKEITFSYDTTGAPSLHEVSLAVTPGSSVALVGPTGAGKSTLADAILGVVQPAEGSVLIGGLPPLEAVSKWPGALAYVPQAVAIAAGTIRQNVALGLPAGSIDDDRVWEALKSARLDDFLKDARQGLDTIVGESGVRLSGGQRQRLGIARALYTRPRLMVLDEATSALDAETERAIVDTLQELEGEVTIVTVAHRLATVRHCDLVVYLEAGRVVAQGSFDEVIAAVPNFAQQAHLLGLS
- a CDS encoding glycosyltransferase family A protein, which produces MIESLVIAICTRARPDTLTRLLSSLKSQDWPAEVSVLVVDNDVAQSARSVVEDFAPSFPVALDYLTQERSGYSSVRNTALDHVAVSTAVCFIDDDAVVPPAWVQEMRAQQLEHPSTVIRSRYLHVPSVPVEDIALQPLVDAVNITELSPAGTSGLLLPAKAFAEVRFDPYFDLAGTEDMDLLARMSVLGFVELIADTVVIEEDRVRPLAWSQQRELAKWNGRLATIAMAHRGSPTLAFRARALLSSAWALCKSMVRLILGRKQAGHSYLNFAVSRWGMATAPFKPPAELPARPVL
- a CDS encoding glycosyltransferase, which codes for MTEEMTNDGAGVAAPQAIDVLLPTRAPAPWLAETLDGLLAQTHRQWRLVAVVHGEASELTALILNKVPDAVIVSMPSSANLQHLLNAGLDACTAPFVARQDSDDIPEPTRLAEQLRFLHEHPTVVAVGCWATVIDEHGAAIGIREVPSGDDSLKGLRWKTVLIHPSVMFRRTSVLEVGGYDQGATNAEDYELWLRLATRGELDNMTEPLLRYRVHSQQVSRARAIPRTTRAIVARSRRALARSRNESLLMAQLRQIVWSLPQISRSVRRPS
- the rffA gene encoding dTDP-4-amino-4,6-dideoxygalactose transaminase, whose protein sequence is MIPFNRASFHGNERSYMEQAITNGSISGNGSFTRKAEAALSELHGGATALLTTSCTHALEMSARLLDLQPGDEIIVPSYTFVSTASAFMWNGALPVFADSRSDTLNIDPEDVARLITPRTKAICIVHYAGVGADPKVFADLAAHHGVRLIEDNAHGLGGSFEGQTLGTFGAMSTLSFHETKNITCGEGGALIINDSALVERAEILREKGTDRARFLRGQVDKYTWVDKGSSWVMSDMLAAILTAQLERFNEIQDQRLLLWNRYQDGLVEWADQTNVILPRIPNESTHTAHMFHLRLESLERRDAFIAHMHERGVQTVFHYQALHESPIGLSLHEDHACMVASEASHTLVRLPLFYDLSDADQNTVIDAATAFRQT
- a CDS encoding alpha-1,2-fucosyltransferase gives rise to the protein MNELADPTRLGITANLVGGLGNQLFQYAAARGAAGRLECPMFVDVATLARLNPNDTLREFALGWLLDPAQVVDSGTAAESGRWSAALRRRLPGISVGRTFQQQGFAYDPRFEKLHRGAILSGYFQSWRYSANVQDQLRQDILNRIPHSAWFDETTDLLNSLGPWIAVHVRRGDYLQARNSAYHGLLGLSYYARALARLRNSGEPVVIFSDEPEAARAFLGPLAAQALVVDSPPQAHEAESIELMSQASAVVTANSSFSWWGAWLADPATTTVVCPTPWLDQAGLDEHDLRPPQWITIDSSFGQQ
- a CDS encoding nucleoside-diphosphate sugar epimerase/dehydratase, with protein sequence MRSSKWLQHRLLQSSWDAFSWIIAVPIALILRYDFEPQGNALIIGLLAGIAAAILHVITGSLFHLYRGRYVVGSFDEVLGVTLVTLFVGVIGSAMAFILPATEFPRSTFILATGIAGASMLGARFVWRSARQQTALRREGSRTLIYGAGDAGSQIATLMLAERSSNFQPVGFIDDDPNKQHLRRAGLRTLGTIDQLEAIVSAHEADVVLVAIAQITAPRLQELDRRCTPLGVRVQVIPTASEIVGGAVKLGDISDVTEEDLMGRRPIRTDEGQITDFFRGRRVLVTGAGGSIGSELARQLTRYSPGRLLLLDRDESGLHALQLTLDGSGTLTSPDLILADIRDEQRMLEIFNELRPEMVFHAAALKHLPLLERFPQEAIKTNVLGTRNVLAAALASGVEVFANISTDKAADPTSVLGYSKLITERLTSGMPASTGTKYVSVRFGNVLGSRGSVIETFRYQIANGGPVTVTDERVTRYFMTVSEAVHLVLQASVLGGHGETLILDMGTPVRIADVARQMIHRSGRDVGIKFTGLRPGEKLDEVLVATGESAERPLHPLISHTVVTAADFDCLAGLADSSVPLDALRNLAVGDHD